The sequence below is a genomic window from Actinomycetota bacterium.
TCGTGCCGTGGGATGCGACTGGAACGGTCGGTGAAGTGGAGGTCGTGGCCGAACTGATCGTGCCTGGGCAGCCCGACCCGCCCTGGCAGAACACAAGCGCACGACGAGCCACTCAGTCCTCATCTGACAGCAGTCTGCCTCCGCCCATCTCGGGCGCTGTTCCGAGGCGCACAGCCGGGGGATCTACAGCAGCCTCAACCGAGGAAGGGCCTCCTGAAGCTTCCTCCGGTCCCCCCGTTTCACGCGCCACGGGAGCCGGACGTTGTCGAGGTCCTGCATCCCGTGAAGACATGCCAGTCCCGGCCCCTGAACCTGTGTCCCGCTGAGGACGAGGGCCCCCAGGTTCGTCAGCCCTTCCAGGTGCGCGAGCCCCTGGTCCGTGACGGAGGTTTCCCCGAGAGACAGGTACTCCAGCGACTTGATCTCGCCGATGGCGCGCAGCCCCTCATCGGTGACCCGGGTACCCATCAGGTCCAGATGGTTCAGGTTGGAAAGCTGAGCGAGGTGACTCATGCCGTCGTCACCTACCTTCGTCCCGGCCAGATCGAGCCAGAACATCCCATCCATGCGCCGGAGGTGAACGAGCTGGGAGTCATCCAGCTGGGAGTGGTTGACCTTCAAGCGCCAGACGGGTACGTCGCCCAGACCGGATAGGTCCGGCCCCCGAGCCTCGAGGCTGAGCGCCCTGTGGTAGCGGTCGGCCACACGGTGCAGAAGTTCGCCTTCCGTCCAGCTGAACATGGTGGCGGCCTTGGGAAACAGGGCGAAGCCGCGCGGGACGGGTGGCGGCTCCCACTGCCTCATGTCGTACGCGTTCGGTGCGCCCAACTCCAGGTCGTAGGCCGCTCGAGCCTCCGGGTCGCGGAGCGTGTACCAGGCGGCGAGCACCTTGTCGAGTCGGGAGGCGGCTTGCTGTGGATCAAGGTCCTGTGCGGCGTCGGGGTGGTACCGGCGGACCAGCTTCCGGTACGCCGCCCGGATGTCCCCGTAGGAGGCTCCGTGAGGGAGGCCGAGGACGTCGTAGTGGTTCGGCAGCTTCGCTTCCTTCACTGCGCTCCCTCCTGAGTCATGCTCCGCGAGCCACTGCGTGATCCTGGATCCAGGCATCGATCCGCTCCCACCACTGGTACAACCACTCGATCAGCTGCTCCTCTCCCTTCGGGACCTCAGCGGCAGGAAGCCGCCAGTAGCGCGAGTGGACCGGGTGGTCCAGGGGGATGCTGCTCCACAGCTGCTTCAGCGTCCCCAGGTCCTCCAGGACCGAATGCGCCACGAACACGACGTCGGCATCGGGAGCGCTTTCGAGGGCGGCCATGACGCCACCGTGCCGCGGAGGCAGGACGCGCTTCATGCCCTCCGCGCGATCCGCCGCCCTCCCGTGGCCCTTACGCCGTAGATATTCGATGGCTCGCCTGCGCACGCGCGGGGTGAAGTCCTTTCCTTCCGGGAACAGCACGAAGGCGTCCTGGTCTCCCATCCCGCGTGCGAGGTCCGCGATGGCTTCCAGGTAGATCTCGCGGCGGGAGGGATCGTGGCGGATGAAGCGGTTGGGCACGCGGTTGAGCATGACGTCGTACAGCGGCTCCCACTGGAGCTTCGACAACATGACGATGCGCGGCCGCCGGCCGTAGCCGACCAGGATCGTGCCTATCAGAAGCAACGAGTTCCCGGGACCGGCGTGCCGGCTGAACACCAGGACCGGCCCCGGCCGGGGCGCCGGGGGGTCCTCGATGTGAATCCTCAACCGGAACAGCCAGCGCGCGAAGCGGTCGGTTGTTCTCAGCCACCAGGCCATGAACGCGTAGTGCCATGCCTGGACACGCTCCGAGCGCATCCACAGCCCGAACCCGCTGCCCACCCACAGGACAAACATCGCCGCGAAACCGACCACCTCCATCGCCAGGTAACAGAGCGCGAATCCGACCAGCCGCAGCGTTCGCCAGTTACCCGG
It includes:
- a CDS encoding DnaJ domain-containing protein gives rise to the protein MKEAKLPNHYDVLGLPHGASYGDIRAAYRKLVRRYHPDAAQDLDPQQAASRLDKVLAAWYTLRDPEARAAYDLELGAPNAYDMRQWEPPPVPRGFALFPKAATMFSWTEGELLHRVADRYHRALSLEARGPDLSGLGDVPVWRLKVNHSQLDDSQLVHLRRMDGMFWLDLAGTKVGDDGMSHLAQLSNLNHLDLMGTRVTDEGLRAIGEIKSLEYLSLGETSVTDQGLAHLEGLTNLGALVLSGTQVQGPGLACLHGMQDLDNVRLPWRVKRGDRRKLQEALPRLRLL